The Plasmodium brasilianum strain Bolivian I chromosome 5, whole genome shotgun sequence region tatgtacatgcttATTATACagttaaacaaatatatatatatatagatatatatgtttatgtctatgcatatgtatacatgtacaccTTCAAAGTATATGTTAAATTCTGCACATGCAACGTCTTAACAAAacaattgtaaaaataaagaaacagTTACAGACAACtcaaaatgagaaaaaaatctACCACATAactagaaatatttttattatttttttttttttttcttttatcacTCAATTCGTAattggataaaaaaaaaaaaaaaaaaaaaatttgttccTGCCCAAGCTTGCATATTAACTCACAGGGGCACTTAGAACAAGTCTAATTTCATCTCTGATTAAGCCAGTCCATactattttacatatacacacatgcgTATGTTTCTACGTACACTCAGACGAATACCTAGACATACGCCAACACATCCCCCCGCATGCGCACTTTTTTAAACTGTTACTTATCACTCACCTGAATACGTGCATAATTGCTTTTCTTTTGGTACAAATTCGGGCTCGTGTAGTCATACCATTAACTAATGCAAAGCATATTTATCAGCACATCGTTGCCCTACCCAAGTTTTGTTGTACTTTAATAATCCTAAAATGTATATGCCCagccttttaaaaaatttttttttctttttcctaaTATCCTCTTTCATATGCTACACAGCTCAATGTTATAGTTCTACCATTagtaaaaaatcaaatagtCCTTATGTGAATgatggaaaagaaaaaaaagaaattatatcaaTTATTTTTCCCCATATTTTCAGCATTTTCTATAccaaatgtataaattatgatTGTACAGAAATTTCCTCATTTagctgtaaaaaaaaaaagatatacgCTCATCCTAGTGGCGATACTAATGATGATCACTACATTCCCATTTGCTCTTATACAAATAAGCTCAAGGGTAAAGATATGTTCCTTTGCAAATTATTTAGTGGTAAGCATATTAATTATGTcgattattataaaattgttcTCTATATAAGCTATCATATAATTACCACTGATATATGTAGAACAAACATTTTAGTACAAACGAAGCTTCAAGAATTGCATACAAGTGGAGGAAGTTGCGTACGGGGGGGAACAAAAATTCACAGTGGGGTGCTCAACCTGCTGAACACTGCATCCGGGGGCctcaaaaaaagaattaacataaaaaagaaagaagcaGCGAAGAACGAAACAATTAAATATGTAGAAGTCAACTACGTAGAAGATATTTTCTCAAAAGTCAATCACTCAAAAGTCAATCACTCAAAAGTCAACCACCCAAAAGTCAACCACTCAAAAGTCAATCACTCAAAAGTCAATCACTCAAAAGTCAACCACCCAAAAGTTAACCACCCAAAAGTTAACCACCCAAAAGTCAATCACTCAAAAGCCAACCACTCAAAAGTCAACCACTCAAAAGTCAACCACTCAAAAGTCAACCACCCAAAATCCAATTACGCGGAAATAAACTACACCGACGAAGCTGCACGTGATGAGGGAGCACCCAGATCCAATGCAGTTGACTTTcctctctttttttcatcaagTTCGCATAACATGtgtgaacatatatatgcaaaaagggaaaaacaaTTTAACATAAgcaatattatgaaaaagtatatttcTATGAATATCTATACTAATATGAgcaattcaaaaaaaaaggtagaGAACAACTTAAGAAATAATCTACTTGGCATTATATacgataatttttataaaatgtttgATACCTCCTTTTTTGCCATATCATCAAACGCTATATTTAATTGTGGTGGTTACGTCTATCACAAAGGTATCTATACCTTTTTTCTAGTTCATGCTATTAATAATAGAGGAAGAAAGAACAGGATACTACAGGGAGGAAGGAACCATCAGCACAAGAATGTCGGcgtgaaaaaaggaaaaagcaGGGAGGAAAATAAAGGCAATCAGATTGATCAGAATGCCGCAAATGCAGCCGATGGTGCTAACGGTGCTAATGATGAGGAACAAGTAGGACAGAAAGAGAATGAAGGCGAGGGGTTCCTAGAGAAATCAGAAATGAGCtacatgaaaaataatacaatacaATATTTCAAATGCTTTTTAGATAAGGCAAGAGAAAATGTGGATGGAGATAGCGAATTGTCAAGATGGGTAGACTCCAGTAGTAAATCATGTTATTGTAGTGAAGAGAATGCCCAGCCATGTTCAATAAACGATATAAATGATTCTAATTTTGTTAATCACCTTGTTGGAAATGAGATATGTGATGGTAAGCAAAGTAAAAATgcaaaagatatatttatagttcTATCTGAGTATAACATATTGAAATGtaaggaagaaaataaagaaactGAAATGAATAAGATAACGgaagaaaatttatataattattgcaAAAATGGATTAAAGTTTTGGGATAACAAACATCTATATGAGTATATGAATTGTGATAGTGTAAAAagtaaagaagaaaaaaataaaaatatatgtaaagatAGATGCgaagatataaaattattatgtaatgataaaaatgctCAGTTCTATTCTTTTGATGTTTGCAAAAAGTACTATGAAATGAATGCATTTCATCATTTTACCTTTGTTcgtattttcaaattttttgatGATAATTGTTCATATGTAGATACTCATAATAAAGGATTAGTTTTATGTAAACACAAAAATGTGCAGTGTGAATTTAGTAATTGGTCTGAATGGACAACTTGTACTAAAACATGTAGAGAAAATAATTACGATTCTAGTGCTttaaaaacaagaaaaagaattctactgaaaaattttttatatgctgGTAAATCTTGTAGTCTTGTTGCTAATGATAGAAATAACTTGATTGACGTTAATTTTTGTTCCGAATTACCTTACTGTGATCATAACttaaataatcaaaataaaaaagattttcTCCCACCATTTGTTATACCGTTAAAAGAAATTGAAAAGGCAAATACAATGAAAGAGTTggatgatgatgataatgatttaataaatgaaaatgtacTTAACAACGACACTGACTTGCTAACAGATTGTAAAGTAACtgatatgtataattatgaaaacgCTCAAAggtataatgaaaaaattagagCATGTTCTTGCCCTGCTAATGAAACACCATGCTATTTTAAAGATATTTACAACTCAAACAAATGGAAAAACTCTTTTgataaattatgtaattcTAATCCTAACATAAATATAGTTACGGCAGATTTTATTACCATAGATTGTAACATGCTAattagtttaaaaaaaaaagaaattgctATCAACACTTACTTGGCTATGACTTTTGACTGTCATTCGACTTTGTTTCAGTATCTCTTCTGTTCCAAAATACGTAATTCCGCAAGAAcgaattttatatacataactgTTACATTTATCTTAGGAGCTATTGCagctatatatattctcttCCTAATTTTTAGTGAAAGCGAAAAGTGCAAAGCCCTCATACCTAGGTTCAACCGAAGGGAAAAACATCATTCTGACAGCTCCTCCGATGAGGATACCGAAAATGAGGACGAACAAAAGCTGCATAAAGAGGAGCAGCCACTACACAAAGGGGAGTAGCCACTATGGAAAGAGGAGCAGCCACTATGGAAAGAGGAGCAGCCACTACGGAAAGAAGAACGACCTAAACAAAAAGTGCACCCAGCAGATGCAATAGAGGGCAGCACAAAACGGTAAGTGGTATCATCAGAGTTAAACGACTCCTCACAATGAATATAATTCACATTAGAGCAAAATGCACCCAAAgaaatttcttaaaaaaagagGGGTTATTCTCCCATTTTGTTATTCTTGTACagttgtattatttttatttcccctTCTTGCttccataaaaaatattttctgttGTATTGATTTCTGTGGTGATGTACTATGCTATATTGtgttcttttttgttttattgtgttttattctttttaatttgttttattttgatctattttattttgatctattttattttgatctattttattttgat contains the following coding sequences:
- a CDS encoding thrombospondin-related protein 1 → MYMPSLLKNFFFFFLISSFICYTAQCYSSTISKKSNSPYVNDGKEKKEIISIIFPHIFSIFYTKCINYDCTEISSFSCKKKKIYAHPSGDTNDDHYIPICSYTNKLKGKDMFLCKLFSGKHINYVDYYKIVLYISYHIITTDICRTNILVQTKLQELHTSGGSCVRGGTKIHSGVLNLLNTASGGLKKRINIKKKEAAKNETIKYVEVNYVEDIFSKVNHSKVNHSKVNHPKVNHSKVNHSKVNHSKVNHPKVNHPKVNHPKVNHSKANHSKVNHSKVNHSKVNHPKSNYAEINYTDEAARDEGAPRSNAVDFPLFFSSSSHNMCEHIYAKREKQFNISNIMKKYISMNIYTNMSNSKKKVENNLRNNLLGIIYDNFYKMFDTSFFAISSNAIFNCGGYVYHKGIYTFFLVHAINNRGRKNRILQGGRNHQHKNVGVKKGKSREENKGNQIDQNAANAADGANGANDEEQVGQKENEGEGFLEKSEMSYMKNNTIQYFKCFLDKARENVDGDSELSRWVDSSSKSCYCSEENAQPCSINDINDSNFVNHLVGNEICDGKQSKNAKDIFIVLSEYNILKCKEENKETEMNKITEENLYNYCKNGLKFWDNKHLYEYMNCDSVKSKEEKNKNICKDRCEDIKLLCNDKNAQFYSFDVCKKYYEMNAFHHFTFVRIFKFFDDNCSYVDTHNKGLVLCKHKNVQCEFSNWSEWTTCTKTCRENNYDSSALKTRKRILLKNFLYAGKSCSLVANDRNNLIDVNFCSELPYCDHNLNNQNKKDFLPPFVIPLKEIEKANTMKELDDDDNDLINENVLNNDTDLLTDCKVTDMYNYENAQRYNEKIRACSCPANETPCYFKDIYNSNKWKNSFDKLCNSNPNINIVTADFITIDCNMLISLKKKEIAINTYLAMTFDCHSTLFQYLFCSKIRNSARTNFIYITVTFILGAIAAIYILFLIFSESEKCKALIPRFNRREKHHSDSSSDEDTENEDEQKLHKEEQPLHKGE